A genomic window from Lotus japonicus ecotype B-129 chromosome 1, LjGifu_v1.2 includes:
- the LOC130735442 gene encoding pentatricopeptide repeat-containing protein At5g56310-like produces MQQGYGLKRESLVDGNVVFDNALLDLYAKCGSLVNARNLFVKMSQRDVISWTTLVMAYARGGHCEEAVAVFKQMVDCREAEPNEATVVSVLSACASAGSLSLGQWVHSYIDTRGDLVVGGNIGNALLNMYVKCGDMHMGLTIFDMLEHKDFISWGTVICGLAMNGHGKEAVQLFSLMLVQGVQPDDVTFIGLLCACSHKGLVSEGTMFFKAMRDSYLVPQMRHYGCMVDMYGRAGLFEEAEAFLRAMLVEAEGPIWGALLQACKIHGNEKMSEWIRERLDNKNVGVGTLALLSNIYASSERWDDANKVRKTIRGTGLKKMAGFSWVEADLCVA; encoded by the exons ATGCAACAG GGTTATGGGTTGAAGAGGGAGTCATTGGTGGATGggaatgttgtttttgataATGCTTTGTTGGATTTGTATGCGAAATGTGGGTCGTTGGTGAATGCGCGGAACCTGTTTGTGAAAATGTCCCAGAGGGATGTGATTTCTTGGACCACATTGGTGATGGCTTATGCGCGCGGTGGGCATTGTGAAGAGGCTGTTGCTGTGTTTAAACAAATGGTGGATTGTCGCGAAGCTGAGCCGAATGAGGCGACTGTTGTCAGTGTGTTGTCGGCTTGTGCTTCTGCTGGGTCATTGAGTTTGGGGCAGTGGGTGCATTCTTACATTGATACAAGGGGTGACCTTGTGGTTGGTGGGAACATTGGGAATGCATTGCTTAACATGTATGTGAAGTGTGGTGATATGCATATGGGGTTAACGATTTTCGACATGCTTGAGCACAAGGATTTTATCTCGTGGGGCACTGTTATTTGTGGTCTAGCAATGAATGGACACGGCAAGGAAGCTGTGCAGCTCTTTTCACTCATGTTGGTACAAGGGGTTCAACCAGATGATGTGACTTTCATTGGTTTGTTGTGTGCGTGCAGCCATAAAGGTTTGGTTAGTGAAGGAACCATGTTCTTTAAAGCCATGAGAGATAGTTATCTCGTGCCGCAAATGCGGCATTATGGTTGCATGGTTGACATGTATGGACGTGCTGGTCTGTTTGAGGAAGCGGAGGCTTTCCTTAGAGCAATGCTTGTTGAAGCTGAGGGGCCTATTTGGGGAGCTCTGCTTCAAGCCTGCAAAATCCATGGGAATGAGAAGATGTCTGAATGGATTAGGGAGCGCCTTGATAACAAAAATGTTGGTGTTGGTACACTTGCTTTGTTGTCTAATATTTATGCAAGTTCTGAACGATGGGATGATGCTAATAAGGTTCGGAAAACAATAAGAGGCACTGGATTGAAGAAGATGGCAGGATTTAGCTGGGTTGAAGCAGACTTATGTGTTGCATAA
- the LOC130734654 gene encoding 50S ribosomal protein HLP, mitochondrial-like isoform X2, producing MAASFASRCSRVGRSLFSGLSNSSLGSAHEMTHNNYFSQQRTFIQMRTVLKVVDNSGAKKVMCIQALKGKKGARLGDTIVASVKEAHPNGKVKKGKVVYGVVVRAAMQKGRCDGSEVRFDDNAVVLVDKQGQPIGTRVFGPVPHELRRKKHVKILTLAGHIA from the exons ATGGCTGCAAGTTTTGCTTCCAGATGTTCTCGTG TGGGCCGTTCTCTGTTCAGCGGATTAAGCAACAGTTCCCTTGGTTCAGCACATGAGATGACACACAACAATTATTTTTCTCAG CAACGCACCTTCATACAAATGAGGACTGTTCTCAAGGTTGTGGACAATTCTGGGGCTAAAAAGGTGATGTGCATACAGGCATTGAAAGGGAAGAAAGGGGCAAGATTAGGTGACACTATAGTAGCATCAGTGAAGGAAGCACATCCTAATGGAAAAGTGAAGAAAGGAAAGGTGGTATATGGGGTTGTTGTGCGCGCAGCAATGCAGAAGGGGAGATGTGATGGCAGCGAGGTCAGGTTTGATGACAATGCTGTTGTTCTTGTTGACAAGCAAGGCCAGCCTATTGGGACCAGAGTTTTTGGACCAGTACCTCATGAGCTTAGGCGGAAGAAGCATGTCAAGATTCTTACCTTGGCAGGGCATATTGCATAA
- the LOC130734654 gene encoding 50S ribosomal protein HLP, mitochondrial-like isoform X1: MAASFASRCSRVGRSLFSGLSNSSLGSAHEMTHNNYFSQQQRTFIQMRTVLKVVDNSGAKKVMCIQALKGKKGARLGDTIVASVKEAHPNGKVKKGKVVYGVVVRAAMQKGRCDGSEVRFDDNAVVLVDKQGQPIGTRVFGPVPHELRRKKHVKILTLAGHIA; encoded by the exons ATGGCTGCAAGTTTTGCTTCCAGATGTTCTCGTG TGGGCCGTTCTCTGTTCAGCGGATTAAGCAACAGTTCCCTTGGTTCAGCACATGAGATGACACACAACAATTATTTTTCTCAG CAGCAACGCACCTTCATACAAATGAGGACTGTTCTCAAGGTTGTGGACAATTCTGGGGCTAAAAAGGTGATGTGCATACAGGCATTGAAAGGGAAGAAAGGGGCAAGATTAGGTGACACTATAGTAGCATCAGTGAAGGAAGCACATCCTAATGGAAAAGTGAAGAAAGGAAAGGTGGTATATGGGGTTGTTGTGCGCGCAGCAATGCAGAAGGGGAGATGTGATGGCAGCGAGGTCAGGTTTGATGACAATGCTGTTGTTCTTGTTGACAAGCAAGGCCAGCCTATTGGGACCAGAGTTTTTGGACCAGTACCTCATGAGCTTAGGCGGAAGAAGCATGTCAAGATTCTTACCTTGGCAGGGCATATTGCATAA